The nucleotide sequence CAGTCGGGCGGCAGCGTCACGCTGTGGGACCGCGACGCCTCGGCCGCGCAGCAGGCCGCGCTGGTGCTGGGTGCCAAGGCCGCGGCCGTGGAGGTGGACGTCAGCGACTACCTGTCGGTGCAGGCGGCGGTCAAGCGCACCGTGCGGCAGTCGGCGCGCATCGACGCCCTGGTCAACGGCGCCGGCATCACCGGGCCCAACGCCAAGGTCTGGGACTATCCCCTGGATGCCTGGCGCCAGGTGATGGACGTCAACCTGAACGGCCTGTTCTACTGCTGCCGCGAGGTGGCGCCGCTGATGCGCGCCCAGGGCTGGGGCCGCATCGTGAACATCGCCTCGGTGGCCGGCAAGGACGGCAACCCCAACGCCAGCGCCTACAGCGCCAGCAAGGCGGCGGTGATCGCCCTGACCAAGTCGCTGGGCAAGGAGCTGGCCGACGTGGACGTGCGCGTCAACTGCGTGACGCCCGCGGCCGTGAGGACGGCCATCTTCGAGCAGATGAGCCCCGAGCACATCCAGTTCATGCTGGGCAAGATCCCGATGGGGCGCTTCGGCACGCCGCAGGAGGTGGCGGCCCTGGTCGCCTGGCTGTGCACGGAAGAATGCTCGTTCTCCACCGGCGCCGTGTTCGACCTCTCGGGCGGCCGCTCCACCTACTGATCACGCAACAAGAAAGGCAAGACGATGAAACTGGTTCGCTATGGCAATCCCGGGCGCGAGAAACCCGGCCTGATCGACCTGGACGGCAAGCTGCGCGACCTGTCCTCGGTGGTGCCGGACATCGGCCCCGCCCAGCTGGGCAGCATCGGCATGGCCCGGCTGCACAAGGTCAACCCGGCCAAGCTGCCCCTGGTGCGCGGCAAGCCGCGCTTCGGCTGCCCGGTCACGGGCGTGGGCAAGTTCGTCGCCATCGGCCTGAACTTCGCCGACCATGCCGCGGAGTCGGGCGCGCCCATCCCCAAGGAACCCATCGTCTTCATGAAGGCCACCACCTGCATCCAGGGCCCGAATGACGCCGTGATGCTGCCGCGCGGCTCGACCAAGACCGACTGGGAGGTCGAGCTGGGCGTGGTGATCGGCACCACCGCCCGCTACGTCGCCAAGAAGGACGCGCTGGCCCACGTGGCCGGCTACTGCGTGGTCAACGACGTCAGCGAGCGCGAGTACCAGCTCGAGCGCGGCCCCCAGTGGGACAAGGGCAAGGGTTGCGACACCTTCGGCCCCATCGGCCCCTGGCTGGTCACGCCCGACGAGCTCGAGAACGTGCAGCGCCTGGACATGTGGCTGGACGTGAACGGCCAGCGCATGCAGACCGGCAACACCCGCACCATGATCTTCGACGCGGCCAAGCTGGTGAGCTACGTCAGCCACTTCATGACGCTCATGCCGGGCGACGTGATCACCACCGGCACGCCGCCCGGCGTGGGCCTGGGCATGAAGCCACCCAGGTACCTGAAGAAGGGCGACGTCATGACCCTGGGCATCCAGGGGCTGGGCGAGCAGCGGCAGGAAGTGGTGGCGTTCAAGGCCGGCTGAGGCCGCCGCCCGCGCGCTCAGGCGTACAGCCGCTGGCCCGCGACGCGCAGCGCCGCGGCGCGCGCCTCGCCCAGCACCCGCACCACCGGCGTCCACAGGCTCTCGTAGACGGGCAGCGCCTGCGGCTCGAAGCTGGTGTGCGGCCAGTCCGAGCCCCAGACCAGACGGTCGTCGAACAGCGCGGCGACGTGGCACAGCGTGGGCGCCAGGGCGTCGTAGGGCGGCGCAGCATGGAGCCGGTACCAGCCCGACAGCTTCACCCAGCAGCCGGCCGCGGCCAGCCTGGAGAGCGCTTCCCAGGCCGGGTCGTGCGCCGGGGCGGCGGGCGTCATGCCGGCCAGGTGGTCCAGCACGAAGCACAGGCCGGTCTCGTCCTGGCACCGCTGGATGACCGGCAGGTCCTCGGCCCGCGCATACCACTGCACGTGCCAGCCGCGCGCTCGCAGCCGCGGCGCCAGCGAGCGCAGCTGCGCCAGCGCGGCCTGGCGCTGGCTGCCGACCGGAGAGACCAGGTTGAAGCGGACGCCTCGCACCCCGGCCTCGTGCATCTCGTCCAGCAGCGAAGGCAGCGCCAAGGCATCCAGCACGGCGACGCCGCGATGCCGCCCGGCGCCGGCGCGCAGCGCCCGCAGCAGCACCGAGTTGTCGGTGCCGTACACGCTGGGCTGCACCAGGACCAGGTGGCCGAAGCCGTGCGCAGCCGCCAGGGCCTCGATGTCGGCCAGCGGCCGGCGCACCGGCGCGTAGTGCGCGCCCGGCGCGGCGGGGGCGTCGTCGAACACGTGGACGTGGCAGTCCCAGCCGGTCGCGGCGACGCGCTGCGGAGGCGGCGGCGTCGACAAGCTCAGCCGACGGCGATCTTGCGATCGCGCACCACCCGGGCCCACTGCGCCTGCTGCGCCTTGATGAAGGCGGGCACCAGGCCCTCGGGACCGTCGGGGAAGACCTCGCCGCTCAGGCTGCGCACCCGGCCCAGCACCTCGGGGTCGCTCATCGCCCGGCGCAGCGCCGTGCCCAGGCGCGTCTTGACCGCCGGCGAGATGCCGGCCGGCGCCAGCACCGGGTTCCATTCCAGCACCTCGTAGCCCGGCACGCCCGCCTCTTCCATGGTGGGGACCTCGGGCAGGACGCGGGCCCGGCGGCGGCTGGTGACCGCCAGCGGGCGCAGCTTGCCGGCCTGGATATGGCCCAGCGACGAGGCCACGTTGGCGAAGAACAGCGGCACCTGGCCGCCGATCACGTCGTTCATCGCCGGCCCGCCGCCCTTGTAGGGCACGTGGGTCAGGCTGACGCCGGCGCGGTCCTCGAACAGCGCCCCCGCCAGGTGCTGGGCCGAGCCGTTGCCGGAGGAGGCGTAGGCGATCTGCCCGGGCCGCGCCTTGGCCGCCTTGATCAGGTCGCGCACGTTCTTCGATTCATGCCCGGGATGGCTCACCAGCACGTTGGGGAACAGGGCCAGCACGGCCAGCGGGGTGAAGGCCTTGTCGCTGTCATAGGGCAGCTTGGGGAACAGCGAGGGATTGACGGCGAAGGAGGACGCATCCAGCAGCAGCTGGCTGCCGTCGGGCGTGGCGCGCGCCACCTGGCTGGCGGCGATCTGGCCGCTGGCGCCGGGCTTGTTGTCCACCACCACGTTCTGGCCCAGGGCCCGGGACAGGTGCGGCGCGATCAGCCGCGCCATCAGGTCGGCGCCGCCGCCGGCCGGGTAGGACACCACCAGGGTGACGGTGCCGCCCCCGGCCACGGTGTCCTGGGCGTGGGCCAGCCAGGGCGCGGCCAGGGTGGCGCCGGCCAGGCGCAGCAGGGTACGGCGGGATGCGGCGGGTGCGGTCATGATGCTCCTCAGGTGATGGTCAGGCTGTAGTGGAAGGCGTGCGCGTCGCCGTAGGTGGTGCGCGCCTCCACGCAGCGGCCCGTGATGTCCCAGGCGCGCCGGGTCACGCGCGCGCAGGGATGGCCGGGCGGCAGGTCCAGGTGGGCGGCCTGGGCGGCGCCGAAGGTGCCGAAGCCGATCTCGTCGCAGGCGCGCTGCACGTGCACGCCGCAGCGCTGCGCGTACATCGGGTAGAACAGGTCGTCCCAGGCGTCGGTGGGCCC is from Ramlibacter tataouinensis TTB310 and encodes:
- a CDS encoding SDR family NAD(P)-dependent oxidoreductase, with translation MNQLDFQGRHAVVTGGAAGLGYAIAERLVQSGGSVTLWDRDASAAQQAALVLGAKAAAVEVDVSDYLSVQAAVKRTVRQSARIDALVNGAGITGPNAKVWDYPLDAWRQVMDVNLNGLFYCCREVAPLMRAQGWGRIVNIASVAGKDGNPNASAYSASKAAVIALTKSLGKELADVDVRVNCVTPAAVRTAIFEQMSPEHIQFMLGKIPMGRFGTPQEVAALVAWLCTEECSFSTGAVFDLSGGRSTY
- a CDS encoding tripartite tricarboxylate transporter substrate binding protein; protein product: MTAPAASRRTLLRLAGATLAAPWLAHAQDTVAGGGTVTLVVSYPAGGGADLMARLIAPHLSRALGQNVVVDNKPGASGQIAASQVARATPDGSQLLLDASSFAVNPSLFPKLPYDSDKAFTPLAVLALFPNVLVSHPGHESKNVRDLIKAAKARPGQIAYASSGNGSAQHLAGALFEDRAGVSLTHVPYKGGGPAMNDVIGGQVPLFFANVASSLGHIQAGKLRPLAVTSRRRARVLPEVPTMEEAGVPGYEVLEWNPVLAPAGISPAVKTRLGTALRRAMSDPEVLGRVRSLSGEVFPDGPEGLVPAFIKAQQAQWARVVRDRKIAVG
- a CDS encoding fumarylacetoacetate hydrolase family protein, which encodes MKLVRYGNPGREKPGLIDLDGKLRDLSSVVPDIGPAQLGSIGMARLHKVNPAKLPLVRGKPRFGCPVTGVGKFVAIGLNFADHAAESGAPIPKEPIVFMKATTCIQGPNDAVMLPRGSTKTDWEVELGVVIGTTARYVAKKDALAHVAGYCVVNDVSEREYQLERGPQWDKGKGCDTFGPIGPWLVTPDELENVQRLDMWLDVNGQRMQTGNTRTMIFDAAKLVSYVSHFMTLMPGDVITTGTPPGVGLGMKPPRYLKKGDVMTLGIQGLGEQRQEVVAFKAG
- a CDS encoding amidohydrolase family protein, with the translated sequence MSTPPPPQRVAATGWDCHVHVFDDAPAAPGAHYAPVRRPLADIEALAAAHGFGHLVLVQPSVYGTDNSVLLRALRAGAGRHRGVAVLDALALPSLLDEMHEAGVRGVRFNLVSPVGSQRQAALAQLRSLAPRLRARGWHVQWYARAEDLPVIQRCQDETGLCFVLDHLAGMTPAAPAHDPAWEALSRLAAAGCWVKLSGWYRLHAAPPYDALAPTLCHVAALFDDRLVWGSDWPHTSFEPQALPVYESLWTPVVRVLGEARAAALRVAGQRLYA